From the bacterium genome, the window GCAACCGGCTGACCGCGGACGAGCGCGAGGAGATCGGCCGTCGGTTCTTTATTAATAGTGGGAAGAATCTGGTTGATGTGATCCGTTTTGAAAAACATTTCCGTGATGAGATCCGGCCGCTGGTTGAAGTCGAAGGATTGGAGTATTTCGAAGCTGCTGCCAAACGGGGGAAAGGGATATTCGGGGTGACCGGCCATTTAGGGAATTTTGAACTATTGGCCGCCTACATGCAGTCGCTCGGATATTCTTGCGCGGTGATCGGGCGTGAGATGTATGACAAACGGTTGAACGAGCTTCTGGTCCGGAATCGAGAGGCTGTCGGGTTGGTGAATATCGCCACGACCGATTCACCCAAAAAGATCGTTGGGTGGCTTCGCAAAGGAGGGGTTGTTGGCGTCCTGATCGACATTGATTCAATGCGGGTACGATCGGCATTCGTCCCATTTTTCGGGAAACCGGCCAATACGCCGATCGGGCAGTCGATCATCGCGGTCAAGACCGGAGCTGCGCTTTTGCCGGTTGCTTGCCTCAGAACGGCTAACGATCGGTATAAAGTGATCATTCGTCCGGAGGTGCAATTTGAGCGGACGGGGGATGTCGAGAAAGACGCTTACCAGGCTACCTTACTCTGCACCAAGGCATTAGAGGAAATGATCGATAGTCACCGCGACCAGTGGATCTGGATTCATACCCGCTGGAACAGCCGCCCGGAAAATCTGCCTTGACTCTCGACTGATTATCCCCATGTTGTCTGCCGATAGATAAAGACTATTATGGCGAACTACCTAAGAATCATACTACTCGGACTTACGACGGCGATATTGGCCGGCTGCTCGAACCATGAGAGTTCGACCAAGACCGATATTGTGGTTGATTCCAGCCGTCCGGATACCGAGATGCGCGGCGCCACAATAGACCTGCTTGAAGGGGAGCGAGTTACCACTCGAATTGATGCCGACCGAATTCTCAAGTTCGACGCCAAAGACTCTACGATGGGTTACGTTGTTCACGCTGAGTTTTTTGATTCGCTTGGCAATATCACTTCGCGACTGGACGGAGACTCCGCCTATATTCGAGAAACCAGCAACCATATGCATGTCTATGGGCACGTGGTAGTTGTCTCGGAAGATCACTCAATGCTGGAAACCGACTACCTGCACTGGAATCCGGATATCGAGAAGATCCAGACCGATGCCTATGTCAAGGTTACCAGAAAAGGGGATGTGGTTACCGGCTGGGGATTGGAAGCGGATCAGAAGTTGACCCGGATCAAAGTGCTGAGACAAGTCTCCGGGACTATTCACAATACCGATGAGATA encodes:
- a CDS encoding lysophospholipid acyltransferase family protein, translating into MSSRIIKRTKNTLVYYLTRLLIWKLNILPRSWSIRIGASLGRLAWRMIDRDRQRVHQNLQIAYGNRLTADEREEIGRRFFINSGKNLVDVIRFEKHFRDEIRPLVEVEGLEYFEAAAKRGKGIFGVTGHLGNFELLAAYMQSLGYSCAVIGREMYDKRLNELLVRNREAVGLVNIATTDSPKKIVGWLRKGGVVGVLIDIDSMRVRSAFVPFFGKPANTPIGQSIIAVKTGAALLPVACLRTANDRYKVIIRPEVQFERTGDVEKDAYQATLLCTKALEEMIDSHRDQWIWIHTRWNSRPENLP
- the lptC gene encoding LPS export ABC transporter periplasmic protein LptC, with amino-acid sequence MANYLRIILLGLTTAILAGCSNHESSTKTDIVVDSSRPDTEMRGATIDLLEGERVTTRIDADRILKFDAKDSTMGYVVHAEFFDSLGNITSRLDGDSAYIRETSNHMHVYGHVVVVSEDHSMLETDYLHWNPDIEKIQTDAYVKVTRKGDVVTGWGLEADQKLTRIKVLRQVSGTIHNTDEIDSM